A portion of the Streptomyces sp. 6-11-2 genome contains these proteins:
- a CDS encoding NmrA family NAD(P)-binding protein, with translation MCTQARGDERVLVTGGTGYLAGWVMAGLLGRGYLVRTTVRDAGKSEQARAAVGEHALAGDAAPDAPLG, from the coding sequence TTGTGCACACAGGCTCGCGGTGACGAGAGGGTCCTGGTCACCGGTGGCACGGGGTATCTGGCCGGCTGGGTGATGGCGGGCCTGCTCGGTCGCGGCTATCTGGTGCGTACCACCGTGCGGGACGCGGGCAAGTCGGAGCAGGCGCGCGCGGCCGTCGGTGAGCACGCCCTTGCGGGCGATGCGGCGCCGGATGCCCCACTGGGATAA